A region from the Planctomycetia bacterium genome encodes:
- a CDS encoding sigma-70 family RNA polymerase sigma factor encodes MSALAIVRGIGSRLGMGSAMTKRNGESFDHLERFRPLLSLLVRTKVDRKLVGKVDLSGVVQQTLLDAFQAGDKLHNRSDQEVAAWLRRSLANNLIDEVRRLHAWGRNPVAEVSIEAALGDSSAHFDHFLAHSDLCPSQRCQELEQHMRLAEQLMQLPEPQRRAIELHRLQNWSLDQTAAELGRTKAAIAGLLRRGMHQLRELMRQ; translated from the coding sequence ATGAGCGCCCTGGCAATCGTCCGCGGTATCGGTTCAAGGCTTGGCATGGGGTCGGCGATGACCAAACGGAATGGCGAGTCGTTCGATCACCTGGAGCGGTTTCGGCCGCTCCTGAGTTTGCTGGTGCGTACCAAGGTCGATCGCAAGCTCGTCGGTAAGGTGGACCTCTCGGGCGTCGTGCAGCAAACGCTGCTCGACGCCTTTCAGGCCGGCGACAAATTGCACAACCGCTCCGACCAGGAAGTGGCCGCCTGGTTGCGGAGGTCGCTGGCCAACAACCTGATTGACGAAGTTCGACGTCTGCACGCCTGGGGCCGCAATCCGGTGGCCGAAGTGTCGATCGAGGCGGCGCTGGGCGATTCCTCCGCACACTTCGATCACTTCCTGGCGCACAGCGACCTCTGTCCGTCGCAGCGTTGCCAGGAACTGGAGCAACACATGCGGCTGGCCGAGCAATTGATGCAACTTCCCGAGCCGCAACGCCGCGCGATCGAGCTCCACCGGCTGCAAAACTGGTCACTGGATCAGACTGCCGCGGAACTCGGCCGCACCAAGGCGGCCATCGCCGGCCTGTTGCGGCGCGGCATGCATCAACTCCGCGAGTTGATGCGACAATAG